In Sphingomonas phyllosphaerae, one DNA window encodes the following:
- the murD gene encoding UDP-N-acetylmuramoyl-L-alanine--D-glutamate ligase produces the protein MIVSRAWAGKHYAVLGLARSGAATVRTLLAGGATVLAWDSDVAKRDALTPSPLRGEGWGEGSVPRREDGLGETPAPHPTLSPEGRGLEVIDLETLDLATVDALVVSPGVPLNTHPLAATARAVDVPIIGDIELFAQARADLPAHKVVGITGTNGKSTTTALVHHILDTAGIPTLMGGNIGLPILAQEPLPEGGVYVLELSSYQIDLTQTLDCDVAVLLNVTPDHLDRYDGFEAYAASKARLFAMQSPAHLAIVDYEAEAEHDVLANAPEGLNVRFIDGVPLPGEQACWPSLQGPHNEQNAKAAVAVAEALGVDAETIERALEAFTGLPHRMERIATLNGVAWINDSKATNPESAAPALAAFPRIHWILGGKVKGDDLDACVPHLGNVVRAYTIGEGGPRFAAVLRGQVPVAEVETLERAVKLAAQEAERGDVVLLSPAAASFDQFRDFEQRGAAFRAAVEELA, from the coding sequence ATGATCGTCTCGCGCGCCTGGGCGGGGAAACATTATGCGGTGCTCGGGCTGGCACGCTCGGGCGCCGCGACCGTTCGTACGTTGCTCGCGGGCGGGGCGACGGTGTTGGCGTGGGATAGCGATGTCGCCAAGCGTGATGCCCTGACTCCCTCTCCCCTCCGGGGAGAGGGTTGGGGTGAGGGGTCGGTGCCTCGCAGAGAAGACGGTCTCGGTGAGACCCCTGCCCCTCACCCAACCCTCTCCCCGGAGGGGAGAGGGCTTGAAGTAATTGATCTCGAGACACTCGACCTCGCCACCGTCGACGCGCTCGTCGTCTCGCCCGGCGTGCCGCTCAACACGCACCCGCTCGCCGCGACGGCGCGCGCCGTGGACGTGCCGATCATCGGCGACATCGAGCTGTTCGCGCAGGCCCGCGCCGACCTGCCCGCACACAAGGTCGTCGGGATCACCGGCACCAACGGCAAGTCGACCACGACGGCGCTGGTCCACCACATCCTCGACACCGCCGGCATCCCAACGCTGATGGGCGGTAACATCGGCCTGCCGATCCTCGCGCAGGAACCGCTGCCGGAAGGCGGCGTCTACGTGCTCGAACTGTCGAGCTACCAGATCGACCTGACGCAGACGCTCGACTGCGACGTCGCGGTGCTGCTCAACGTCACCCCCGACCATCTCGATCGCTATGATGGTTTCGAGGCGTACGCCGCCAGCAAGGCGCGGCTGTTCGCGATGCAGTCGCCCGCGCACCTCGCGATCGTCGACTATGAAGCGGAGGCCGAGCATGACGTGCTCGCGAACGCGCCGGAGGGGCTGAACGTCCGCTTCATCGACGGCGTGCCGCTGCCCGGCGAGCAGGCGTGCTGGCCGTCGCTGCAAGGCCCGCACAACGAACAGAATGCCAAGGCCGCGGTCGCGGTCGCCGAGGCGCTGGGCGTCGACGCCGAGACGATCGAGCGCGCGCTCGAAGCTTTCACAGGGCTGCCGCACCGCATGGAGCGGATCGCGACGCTGAACGGCGTGGCGTGGATCAACGACAGCAAGGCGACCAACCCCGAAAGCGCCGCGCCCGCGCTGGCCGCCTTCCCGCGCATCCACTGGATTCTCGGCGGCAAGGTGAAGGGCGACGATCTCGATGCCTGCGTGCCCCACCTCGGCAATGTCGTGCGTGCTTATACGATCGGTGAGGGCGGGCCGCGCTTCGCCGCGGTGCTGCGCGGGCAGGTGCCGGTTGCCGAGGTTGAGACGCTGGAGCGCGCGGTGAAGCTGGCGGCGCAGGAGGCCGAGCGCGGCGACGTGGTGCTGCTGTCGCCCGCCGCCGCCTCGTTCGATCAGTTTCGCGATTTCGAGCAACGGGGCGC
- the mraY gene encoding phospho-N-acetylmuramoyl-pentapeptide-transferase, translating to MLYWIAEQLGFAGGFNLIRYQTFRAGAAIATALLIGLIIGPRFIGWLRVRQGKGQPIRADGPQTHLAKRGTPTMGGLMILTSLVLSVLIWMDLRNPFVWACLFVTLGFGAIGFLDDYDKVRKASTAGVSGRVRLLLEFAIAGVAAWIVMQENGSGLYFPFTSRYFIDLGYFYPIFAAFTIVAFGNAVNLTDGLDGLATMPVIIASVAFLLIVYLAGNVKFADYLGIPHVPRAGELAIFCGAVIGGGLAFLWYNAPPAAVFMGDTGSLALGGALGTIAVVAHHEIVLGIIGGLFVVEALSVIIQVFWYKRTGKRIFRMAPIHHHFEQLGWSEPTVVIRFWIISLVLALAGLSTLKLR from the coding sequence TTGCTGTACTGGATCGCCGAACAACTCGGTTTCGCGGGCGGGTTCAACCTGATCCGCTATCAGACGTTTCGCGCCGGTGCGGCAATCGCCACCGCGCTGCTGATCGGGCTCATCATCGGCCCGCGCTTCATCGGCTGGCTGCGCGTCCGGCAAGGCAAGGGGCAGCCGATCCGCGCCGACGGTCCGCAGACGCATCTCGCCAAGCGCGGCACCCCGACGATGGGCGGGCTGATGATCCTCACCAGCCTCGTGCTGTCGGTGCTGATCTGGATGGACCTGCGCAACCCGTTCGTCTGGGCGTGCCTGTTCGTCACGCTTGGCTTCGGCGCGATCGGTTTCCTCGACGATTACGACAAGGTGCGCAAGGCCAGCACCGCGGGCGTCTCCGGCCGCGTGCGGCTGTTGCTGGAATTCGCGATCGCGGGCGTGGCAGCGTGGATCGTGATGCAGGAAAATGGCTCCGGCCTCTATTTCCCGTTCACCAGCCGCTACTTCATCGACCTCGGCTATTTCTACCCGATCTTCGCCGCGTTCACGATCGTCGCGTTCGGCAATGCGGTGAACCTGACCGACGGGCTGGACGGGCTGGCGACGATGCCGGTCATCATCGCCAGCGTCGCGTTCCTGTTGATCGTCTATCTGGCCGGCAACGTGAAATTCGCCGACTATCTCGGCATCCCGCACGTGCCGCGCGCGGGCGAGTTGGCGATCTTCTGCGGCGCGGTGATCGGCGGCGGGCTGGCGTTCCTGTGGTATAATGCCCCTCCGGCGGCGGTGTTCATGGGCGATACCGGCAGCCTCGCGCTGGGCGGCGCGCTCGGTACGATCGCGGTGGTCGCGCATCACGAGATCGTGCTGGGGATCATCGGCGGGCTGTTCGTGGTCGAGGCGCTGTCGGTCATCATCCAGGTGTTCTGGTACAAGCGCACCGGCAAGCGCATCTTCCGCATGGCCCCGATCCACCATCATTTCGAGCAACTGGGGTGGAGCGAGCCGACGGTGGTGATCCGCTTCTGGATCATCTCGCTGGTGCTGGCGCTGGCCGGGCTGTCGACGTTGAAGCTGCGATGA